A section of the Pedobacter sp. HDW13 genome encodes:
- a CDS encoding beta-N-acetylhexosaminidase — protein sequence MHLDVSRHFFDVAFIKQYIDYLALHKMNYFHWHLTDDHGWRIEIKKYPKLTEIGAWRNGSIIGLWPGKGNENIKYQVLPNEIKITPKDAVIKTDGIRHGGFYTQEQIKEVVDYAAKRYVTIIPEIEMPAHSMALLAAYPELGTEPNKKYAVAETWGMMNKYNNVLQASDTTFKFLENVLTEVMALFPSPYIHIGGDEASKVWWKQSTASQQVMKANGLKNESELQSYFIRRMEKFVNSKGKTIIGWNEILQGGLAPNAVVMSWQGEKGGIEAAMQNHKAIMTPENKMYFNHGQFVKEDSLTASTPSLLADVYNYEPVPAELNTEQAKYIWGAQGCLWSEYITNPAKVQYQLFPRLDALSEVLWSPKEKRNYPDFQKRLKAQFRRYDLMGITYSKRYLAN from the coding sequence GGCTGGAGGATTGAAATCAAAAAATATCCTAAACTAACCGAAATCGGAGCATGGCGCAATGGCAGCATTATTGGTTTATGGCCCGGAAAAGGCAACGAAAATATTAAATACCAGGTGTTGCCCAACGAAATTAAAATTACGCCAAAAGATGCAGTAATTAAGACCGATGGCATTCGCCATGGTGGCTTTTACACCCAGGAACAGATTAAAGAGGTGGTTGATTACGCCGCAAAACGTTACGTTACCATTATACCTGAAATTGAAATGCCGGCACACAGCATGGCTTTATTAGCGGCTTATCCCGAATTAGGTACCGAACCTAATAAAAAATACGCAGTGGCCGAAACCTGGGGTATGATGAATAAATACAATAATGTATTACAGGCTTCTGATACAACCTTTAAGTTTTTAGAAAATGTTTTAACAGAGGTAATGGCCTTATTCCCCTCCCCTTATATTCACATTGGTGGCGATGAAGCCTCGAAAGTATGGTGGAAGCAATCGACAGCCTCCCAACAGGTAATGAAAGCCAATGGTTTGAAAAATGAGAGTGAATTACAAAGTTATTTCATCCGCAGGATGGAAAAATTTGTTAACAGCAAAGGCAAAACCATTATTGGCTGGAACGAGATTTTACAGGGTGGTCTGGCCCCAAATGCAGTGGTAATGAGCTGGCAGGGCGAAAAAGGTGGTATTGAGGCCGCAATGCAAAACCATAAAGCCATTATGACCCCTGAAAACAAAATGTACTTTAATCACGGTCAGTTTGTAAAAGAAGATAGTTTAACCGCGAGTACACCATCACTCCTTGCAGATGTTTACAACTACGAACCTGTACCAGCAGAATTAAACACCGAACAGGCTAAATACATTTGGGGTGCACAGGGTTGTTTGTGGAGTGAATATATTACCAACCCGGCTAAAGTACAGTACCAGCTTTTCCCCCGACTGGATGCTTTAAGTGAAGTTTTGTGGAGCCCGAAAGAAAAACGCAATTATCCTGATTTCCAAAAACGCTTAAAAGCGCAGTTTAGGCGCTACGATTTGATGGGCATTACCTATTCGAAAAGGTACCTTGCAAATTAA
- a CDS encoding RNA polymerase sigma factor, with the protein MIAKSYLDKLEAHKGIIYKMVNLYADDEEDRKDLYQEIVFQSWQAYSRFKGNAQFSTWLYKLSLNVSLSFLSKQQKQTQLKSSETFNHYFEPPELSERADWLYRCIKQLTEIDRSIVMLHLDGFDNTEISEMMGISRNHTNVKLHRIKQQLTTLLAGK; encoded by the coding sequence ATGATAGCAAAATCTTATCTCGATAAACTTGAAGCGCATAAAGGCATTATCTATAAAATGGTAAACCTATATGCCGATGATGAGGAAGACCGTAAAGATTTGTACCAGGAAATTGTTTTCCAAAGCTGGCAGGCCTACTCCCGGTTTAAAGGCAATGCCCAATTTTCGACCTGGCTATATAAGCTAAGCTTAAATGTATCGCTCTCTTTTTTAAGCAAACAGCAAAAACAAACACAGCTTAAATCAAGCGAAACATTCAATCATTATTTTGAACCACCCGAACTATCTGAACGAGCCGATTGGTTATACCGTTGCATTAAACAATTAACCGAGATTGACCGTAGTATCGTAATGCTCCACCTCGATGGTTTCGATAATACCGAAATAAGTGAAATGATGGGTATCTCCAGAAACCATACCAACGTGAAATTACACCGCATTAAACAACAATTAACCACACTCTTAGCAGGTAAATAA
- a CDS encoding AraC family transcriptional regulator: protein MAHVLDQVSLSKTESLQTLVENRTSYTLERCELNVFETYTESYRVPLTFNDFVITSMLRGKKVMHLFDKKGFDYFPGQTVIVPPAVTMKIDFPEATSVNPTQCIALAIDQDQIKKTIAYLNEFFPKEGSNEKWLLNYDQYHFYNNEEIAYLINKVIRICSERSKEKDILADLTLKELLVRIMQTQNLNILSSDAHNPNHNPLAFVLNYIKANLNEKININSLSDKACMSKATFYRLFKRELGISPNDFILTEKINKAKILLSQPGGKVASISYELGFSDANYFIRTFKKIVGITPGAYQLQVANQLIH from the coding sequence ATGGCACATGTATTGGATCAGGTAAGTTTAAGTAAAACGGAAAGTTTGCAAACGTTGGTGGAGAATCGTACTTCTTATACCCTAGAGCGTTGCGAGCTAAATGTTTTTGAAACCTATACCGAATCGTACAGAGTTCCCCTTACTTTTAACGATTTTGTGATTACCAGTATGCTTAGGGGCAAAAAGGTAATGCACTTGTTCGATAAAAAAGGATTTGACTACTTTCCGGGCCAAACGGTTATCGTTCCGCCAGCAGTAACCATGAAAATCGATTTTCCTGAAGCCACCAGTGTAAACCCTACCCAGTGTATTGCATTGGCTATAGATCAGGATCAGATTAAGAAAACCATTGCTTATTTAAACGAGTTTTTTCCGAAAGAAGGGAGTAACGAAAAGTGGTTGTTAAATTACGATCAATATCATTTCTACAACAATGAGGAAATTGCTTACCTGATTAACAAAGTGATTCGCATTTGCTCCGAACGTTCAAAGGAAAAAGATATTCTGGCCGATTTAACCCTAAAAGAGCTGTTGGTGAGGATTATGCAGACCCAGAACCTGAATATTTTAAGTAGCGATGCCCATAACCCTAACCATAATCCACTGGCTTTTGTGCTGAACTACATTAAGGCTAATTTAAACGAAAAGATTAACATTAACAGTTTAAGCGATAAGGCCTGCATGAGCAAAGCTACCTTTTACCGCCTGTTTAAACGTGAGTTGGGCATAAGCCCGAACGATTTTATTCTGACTGAAAAAATTAATAAAGCCAAAATCCTTTTATCGCAGCCGGGAGGTAAAGTAGCCTCCATTAGCTACGAACTGGGCTTTAGCGATGCTAATTATTTTATCCGCACGTTTAAAAAGATTGTGGGCATTACTCCAGGTGCTTATCAATTACAGGTGGCCAATCAGTTAATCCATTAA
- a CDS encoding aldehyde dehydrogenase family protein, whose translation MENLIEKPVFKSHYDNYIGGKFVAPVKGAYFDNVSPIDGKVFTKAAHSTKEDLALAVDAAHEAFKTWSKTSSTERSIILNKIAQRMEDNLEYLATVETIDNGKAVRETLAADLPLGIDHFRYFAGVIRAEEGSLSELDHNTVSLIVHEPIGVVAQIIPWNFPLLMGIWKLAPALAAGNCVVLKPAESTPVSIMILMELIGDLLPPGVVNVVNGFGAELGRALVTNPKVSKAAFTGSTPTGRLVMQYATENIIPVTLELGGKSPNIFFSSVMAEDDAFLDKAIEGAVMFALNQGEICTCPSRLLVQEDIYEKFIAKVIERTKAIKIGSPLDRTVMMGAQASKIQYEKIAAYIKLGKEEGAEVLTGGEVNELSGDLGGGYYIKPTIFKGHNKMRIFQEEIFGPVLAVTTFKTVEEAIELANDTLYGLGAGVWTRDAHELYQVPRAIQAGRVWVNQYHAYPAGAPFGATSNRV comes from the coding sequence ATGGAAAACTTAATTGAAAAACCGGTATTCAAATCCCACTACGATAATTACATCGGCGGAAAATTTGTAGCGCCGGTAAAAGGTGCATATTTCGACAATGTCTCTCCTATTGATGGAAAAGTATTTACCAAAGCCGCACATTCTACCAAAGAAGATTTAGCCCTTGCTGTTGATGCTGCACATGAAGCATTTAAAACCTGGAGCAAAACCTCTTCAACCGAAAGGAGCATTATACTCAATAAAATTGCCCAGCGGATGGAAGATAATCTTGAATACCTGGCAACAGTTGAAACGATTGATAACGGTAAAGCCGTGCGCGAAACCCTGGCTGCTGATTTACCCCTGGGTATCGATCATTTCAGGTATTTTGCCGGTGTAATCCGCGCAGAAGAAGGTTCACTTTCCGAGTTAGATCATAATACTGTATCCTTAATTGTGCACGAGCCCATTGGTGTGGTAGCACAAATTATCCCATGGAATTTCCCGCTGTTAATGGGAATCTGGAAACTCGCTCCTGCCCTTGCTGCCGGTAATTGCGTGGTTTTAAAACCTGCCGAAAGTACACCGGTATCGATTATGATATTAATGGAGCTGATAGGCGATTTACTGCCTCCAGGGGTAGTTAATGTAGTAAACGGTTTTGGTGCAGAACTTGGCCGTGCGCTGGTTACCAATCCAAAAGTATCCAAAGCTGCCTTTACAGGCTCTACCCCAACCGGACGCCTGGTAATGCAGTATGCAACTGAAAATATCATCCCGGTTACCTTAGAATTGGGTGGTAAATCGCCCAATATCTTCTTCAGTTCGGTAATGGCCGAAGATGATGCCTTTTTAGATAAAGCTATTGAAGGTGCGGTAATGTTCGCTTTAAATCAGGGCGAAATCTGTACCTGCCCTTCCCGTTTGCTGGTACAGGAAGATATTTATGAAAAATTTATCGCCAAAGTAATTGAGCGTACAAAGGCCATTAAAATTGGTAGTCCATTAGATCGTACTGTAATGATGGGCGCACAGGCTTCGAAAATACAATACGAAAAGATTGCAGCATACATTAAACTAGGTAAGGAAGAAGGTGCTGAGGTATTAACCGGAGGTGAAGTAAATGAGTTAAGCGGCGACTTAGGTGGTGGTTACTACATTAAACCCACCATTTTTAAGGGCCACAACAAAATGCGGATTTTCCAGGAAGAAATTTTTGGGCCGGTGCTGGCTGTTACAACTTTTAAAACTGTTGAGGAAGCCATTGAGCTCGCAAACGATACCTTATATGGTCTCGGCGCCGGCGTTTGGACCCGCGATGCGCACGAACTTTATCAGGTACCGAGAGCCATTCAGGCAGGCCGTGTTTGGGTAAACCAATATCATGCCTACCCTGCAGGCGCGCCTTTCGGGGCTACAAGCAATCGGGTGTAG
- a CDS encoding DUF779 domain-containing protein encodes MINRIESTTKAKELIAILKEKYGELMFYQAGGCCEGTQPQCFEKGGYYLRMNDVCLGEVEACEFWVDRDLFEYWQFSHFTLDVLDGFGVGGFSLETPLQKTFKIHYRLFTEAELKNLAPVKTAE; translated from the coding sequence ATGATCAATCGGATTGAAAGTACAACAAAAGCAAAGGAACTAATTGCAATACTTAAAGAAAAATATGGTGAACTGATGTTTTACCAGGCGGGTGGTTGTTGTGAAGGTACACAGCCACAATGTTTCGAAAAAGGGGGGTATTATTTGCGGATGAATGATGTTTGTCTTGGAGAAGTAGAGGCTTGCGAATTTTGGGTAGACCGCGACCTTTTCGAATACTGGCAGTTTTCGCACTTTACACTCGATGTGCTCGACGGTTTTGGTGTGGGTGGCTTTTCATTAGAAACCCCACTTCAAAAAACATTTAAAATACATTACCGCTTATTTACCGAAGCGGAATTAAAAAATTTAGCTCCAGTAAAAACGGCAGAGTAA